Proteins encoded in a region of the Streptomyces sp. NBC_00258 genome:
- a CDS encoding helix-turn-helix domain-containing protein translates to MPTTRQPSPTPAEVEDPILQGGAWLPHGFQLDPHSHVQGQLVYAAAGALATATERGTWVAPADRITWTPPRFAHSHRFYGQTDVRLASVPLDLCAGLIDHPSVFAVSPLLREALLTLTDEPERRAGAHRRLLSVIVDELADAAETSLHLPEASDDRLRAATDLLRADPTRPATLAELGRAVGASERTLSRLFHTELSMSFHRWRTTLRIHHALAHLTDGMSVTETAVACGWSNPSTFIDAFTEVVGQTPGRYQAGLRIRGR, encoded by the coding sequence ATGCCGACAACTCGCCAACCTTCGCCGACGCCTGCCGAGGTAGAGGATCCGATTCTGCAGGGCGGTGCCTGGCTGCCGCACGGCTTCCAGCTCGACCCGCACAGCCACGTCCAGGGCCAGTTGGTCTATGCCGCCGCCGGAGCACTGGCCACCGCGACGGAGCGCGGCACCTGGGTCGCCCCGGCGGACCGGATCACCTGGACGCCCCCGCGCTTCGCCCACTCGCACCGCTTCTACGGCCAGACCGATGTACGGCTGGCGTCCGTGCCGCTCGACCTGTGCGCCGGCCTCATCGATCACCCCAGTGTCTTCGCGGTGAGTCCGCTGCTGCGCGAGGCCCTGCTGACGCTCACCGACGAGCCGGAGAGGCGGGCCGGTGCCCACCGCCGTCTTCTCTCCGTGATCGTGGACGAGCTGGCCGATGCCGCCGAGACCTCCCTGCACCTTCCCGAAGCCAGTGACGACCGGCTGCGCGCCGCCACCGATTTGCTGCGCGCGGACCCCACCCGGCCTGCCACCCTGGCCGAGCTGGGCCGGGCGGTGGGAGCCAGCGAGCGCACGCTCAGCCGCCTGTTCCACACCGAGCTGAGCATGAGCTTCCACCGCTGGCGCACCACCCTGCGCATCCATCACGCCCTGGCGCACCTGACCGACGGGATGTCGGTGACGGAGACCGCGGTGGCGTGCGGCTGGTCCAATCCCTCTACCTTCATCGACGCCTTCACCGAGGTCGTCGGCCAGACGCCCGGCCGCTATCAGGCCGGCCTTCGCATCCGCGGGCGCTAG
- a CDS encoding response regulator transcription factor: protein MRVVIAEDSVLLREGLARLLGDAGFDVLGRCRDAEELLSLLRSRLPDVVIVDIRLPPTHSDEGIRAAVEIRAAHPEVGVLVLSQYVELGLAMKLLADSAEGVGYLLKDRISDVPDFLGAVRRVATGGSAVDPTIVSTLLSRRRSDDPLERLTPREREVLELMAAGNSNQGIADRLVITLRAVEKYVSSIFGKLGLPATGSESRRVLAVLMFLRT from the coding sequence ATGCGGGTAGTCATCGCCGAGGACAGCGTCCTGCTCCGGGAAGGCCTCGCCCGGCTGCTCGGTGACGCCGGCTTCGACGTGCTGGGGCGCTGCCGGGACGCCGAGGAACTGCTCAGCCTGCTGCGCAGCAGGCTGCCCGACGTGGTCATCGTCGACATCCGGCTGCCGCCCACCCACAGCGACGAGGGCATCCGGGCGGCCGTCGAGATCCGCGCGGCCCATCCCGAGGTCGGGGTGCTCGTGCTGTCCCAGTACGTCGAACTCGGCCTGGCCATGAAGCTGTTGGCCGACTCGGCGGAGGGCGTCGGCTATCTCCTCAAGGACCGCATCAGCGACGTGCCCGACTTCCTGGGCGCCGTACGCCGGGTCGCCACCGGAGGCTCCGCCGTCGACCCGACCATCGTGTCGACTCTCCTGTCGCGTCGGCGCAGTGACGACCCGCTCGAACGGCTGACGCCGAGGGAACGCGAGGTGCTTGAGCTGATGGCCGCAGGCAACTCCAACCAGGGCATCGCCGACCGGCTGGTGATCACCCTGCGCGCGGTGGAGAAGTACGTCTCCAGCATCTTCGGCAAGCTCGGACTCCCGGCCACGGGCAGCGAGTCCCGGCGGGTGCTGGCCGTACTCATGTTCCTGCGGACCTGA
- a CDS encoding MMPL family transporter, with product MSRLLYRIGHFSSRHPWRVIMTWVAIAAAAFLLNQSFGGSADETFKVPGIESQKAAEALEEKFPQESVSTANVIFHSDEGLTRSEARAAVAEARTELAAIPHVVAVSDPYDARGPTLSPDGRTGFTTLAFDTEEKVTAAQFDAAERATEPVRAAGVQVEYDGGLGSAKGEEAGGVPSEVLGVAFAVVILAVAFGSLVAMSLPIVVALVAILIGFSAIGVLSGLIAVPEIATIVAMMLGLGIGIDYALFVLTRHRQNLAGGMSVPEAVGRANSTAGLSVLFAGVTVIVAITGLQLSGLRMLTVIGWASAMMVTVTLFAALTLLPAMLGLAGRRVNSLRIPFVKPKPAYDPKSKSSRWSAKVVAQPVRYGAAALVLLGVLAAPVFSMHLGFPDAGNNAPTSTSRKSYDLIAEGFGPGVNGPLQVVIEMNGTDPSEVDGVGTALEDDPGIASVGAVALSPEGDLAAFAVTPTTSPQNARTGELVDRLRQDLLPDALRGTEAKPMVTGGAALEADLATQLQQRMLWFLGAVIGLSFIILMVVFRSVLVPLKAAILNVLSIGAAYGVLVAIFQWGWGAGLIGLDGSVPIMSLAPMLMFAVLFGLSMDYEVFLLSRVREQFQRHGDAKAAVVEGVGSTARVITSAALIMTGVFGAFILMDDPTTKLFGVGLSVAVILDVTLVRMVLVPAAMSLLGKHAWWLPGWLHRILPDIHLEGDDADDFLPVPTSPPADLAASAPGAR from the coding sequence ATGTCCCGACTGCTCTACCGGATCGGACATTTCTCCAGCCGGCACCCATGGCGCGTCATCATGACGTGGGTCGCGATCGCGGCCGCCGCCTTCCTGCTCAACCAGTCCTTCGGCGGCAGCGCCGACGAAACCTTCAAGGTGCCGGGCATCGAGTCACAGAAGGCGGCAGAGGCGCTGGAGGAGAAGTTCCCGCAGGAGAGCGTCTCCACGGCCAACGTCATCTTCCATTCCGACGAGGGGCTGACCCGATCGGAGGCCAGGGCCGCGGTGGCCGAGGCACGTACCGAACTCGCCGCGATACCGCACGTCGTCGCGGTGTCCGATCCGTACGACGCCCGTGGCCCCACGCTGAGTCCCGACGGTCGGACCGGCTTCACGACTCTGGCCTTCGACACCGAGGAGAAGGTCACCGCGGCCCAGTTCGACGCCGCGGAACGAGCCACTGAGCCCGTCCGCGCCGCCGGAGTGCAGGTCGAGTACGACGGTGGTCTCGGCTCCGCCAAGGGGGAAGAGGCGGGCGGGGTCCCCAGCGAGGTGCTCGGTGTCGCGTTCGCCGTCGTGATCCTGGCGGTCGCGTTCGGTTCCCTCGTCGCGATGAGCCTGCCGATCGTGGTCGCCCTGGTGGCCATCCTCATCGGCTTCAGCGCCATCGGCGTCCTGTCCGGGCTCATAGCCGTCCCCGAGATCGCCACGATCGTCGCCATGATGCTCGGCCTCGGGATCGGCATCGACTACGCGCTGTTCGTGCTGACCCGGCACCGCCAGAACCTGGCGGGCGGTATGTCGGTGCCCGAGGCGGTGGGCCGCGCCAACTCCACGGCGGGCCTGTCGGTGCTGTTCGCCGGCGTCACCGTCATCGTGGCGATCACCGGGCTTCAACTGTCGGGCCTTCGGATGCTCACCGTGATCGGCTGGGCCTCGGCGATGATGGTTACGGTGACCCTGTTCGCCGCACTCACCCTGCTGCCCGCGATGCTCGGGCTCGCCGGCCGACGGGTCAACAGCCTGCGGATCCCCTTCGTGAAGCCGAAGCCGGCGTACGACCCGAAGTCCAAGTCCAGCCGCTGGTCCGCCAAAGTGGTCGCACAGCCCGTCCGCTACGGCGCCGCCGCCCTCGTTCTGCTCGGCGTGCTCGCCGCGCCGGTCTTCTCCATGCATCTCGGTTTCCCCGACGCGGGCAACAATGCTCCGACCAGCACCTCACGCAAGTCGTACGACCTCATCGCCGAGGGCTTCGGACCGGGCGTCAACGGTCCGCTGCAAGTGGTGATCGAGATGAACGGGACCGACCCGTCCGAGGTCGACGGCGTGGGCACGGCCCTCGAGGACGATCCCGGAATCGCCTCCGTGGGCGCCGTGGCGCTCAGCCCCGAGGGCGATCTGGCGGCATTCGCCGTCACGCCGACCACCTCTCCGCAGAACGCGAGGACCGGCGAGCTCGTCGACCGCCTGCGCCAGGACCTGCTGCCCGACGCGTTGCGCGGAACCGAGGCGAAGCCGATGGTCACCGGCGGGGCCGCTCTGGAGGCGGACCTCGCGACGCAGCTCCAGCAGCGCATGCTGTGGTTCCTCGGCGCCGTGATCGGATTGTCCTTCATCATCCTGATGGTCGTGTTCCGGTCGGTCCTGGTGCCGCTGAAGGCCGCGATCCTCAACGTCCTCAGCATCGGTGCCGCGTACGGAGTGCTCGTCGCGATCTTCCAGTGGGGCTGGGGGGCCGGTCTCATCGGTCTCGACGGCAGCGTTCCGATCATGTCGCTGGCGCCCATGCTGATGTTCGCGGTGCTCTTCGGACTGTCCATGGACTACGAGGTGTTCCTGCTCAGCCGGGTGCGTGAGCAGTTCCAGCGCCATGGTGACGCCAAGGCGGCGGTCGTCGAGGGCGTCGGCTCCACGGCCCGGGTGATCACGAGCGCGGCATTGATCATGACCGGTGTGTTCGGCGCCTTCATCCTGATGGACGACCCCACAACCAAGCTGTTCGGCGTCGGCCTCTCCGTGGCCGTCATCCTGGACGTGACGCTGGTCCGGATGGTCCTCGTTCCCGCCGCGATGAGCCTGCTCGGCAAGCACGCCTGGTGGCTGCCTGGATGGCTGCACCGGATCCTGCCGGACATCCACCTCGAAGGCGACGACGCGGACGACTTCCTGCCCGTCCCCACGTCACCGCCGGCGGACCTGGCGGCGTCGGCGCCCGGCGCCCGGTAG
- a CDS encoding siderophore-interacting protein, with the protein MASRIQRPRQRRMLSLTVQGSEQPSPHFMTVTLGGEDVQHLEQSGFDQAGRLFFADPDDDAAKVFLPSSERWILQLTLQGGKQRPRVRTYSIRRFQPEALAFDIEISLHEVDTASAAAPGTRWALAAEPGTEVAFLDEGHSYAPAPGAAWQLLVGDESALPAILAILEQSAANLPAEVFLEVPSPEDIRSDIQAPPGSIVRWLPRTDAGTKPGALALDAVKQARLPEGRFYTFTAGESSLATGIRRHLVGERGVVKSDISFRVYYSHGRASL; encoded by the coding sequence ATGGCATCCAGGATCCAGCGCCCCCGCCAGCGGCGGATGCTGTCGCTGACCGTGCAGGGAAGCGAGCAGCCCAGTCCGCATTTCATGACCGTCACGCTGGGCGGCGAGGACGTCCAGCACCTGGAGCAGTCAGGCTTTGACCAAGCAGGACGCCTGTTCTTCGCCGACCCCGACGATGACGCCGCGAAAGTGTTCTTGCCCAGCAGCGAGCGGTGGATCCTCCAGCTCACGCTCCAAGGCGGCAAGCAGCGTCCGCGGGTCAGGACCTACTCGATCCGGCGCTTTCAGCCCGAAGCGTTGGCGTTCGACATCGAGATTTCCCTCCACGAAGTCGACACCGCCAGCGCGGCTGCCCCGGGCACCCGATGGGCACTGGCCGCCGAGCCCGGCACAGAGGTCGCCTTCCTCGACGAGGGACACAGCTACGCGCCCGCCCCCGGCGCCGCCTGGCAGCTCCTGGTCGGCGACGAGAGCGCCCTTCCGGCGATCCTCGCCATCCTCGAACAATCCGCGGCGAACCTGCCCGCCGAGGTATTCCTGGAAGTCCCGTCACCCGAGGACATCCGCAGCGACATCCAGGCACCGCCGGGCAGCATCGTCCGCTGGCTGCCCCGCACTGACGCAGGCACGAAACCCGGTGCCCTCGCCCTGGACGCGGTGAAACAGGCCCGCCTTCCCGAGGGACGCTTCTACACCTTCACGGCCGGCGAATCCTCTCTGGCCACCGGGATCCGCCGCCACCTAGTCGGCGAACGCGGCGTGGTGAAGTCCGACATCTCCTTCCGCGTCTACTACAGCCACGGCCGCGCCAGCCTCTGA
- a CDS encoding sigma factor gives MPATTDMCFEQHVRERHGALRQDAHRLVADPWDAEDLLQNALMATYRSCHRIECKTLADAYVRRTMYNCRTESWRARRLEETLTAQVPEIGVHDDTDLGVNRRLLLEVLALLPHQQ, from the coding sequence ATGCCCGCCACCACCGATATGTGCTTCGAGCAGCACGTACGCGAGCGTCACGGCGCACTGCGGCAAGACGCGCACCGCCTGGTCGCCGACCCCTGGGACGCAGAGGATTTGCTGCAGAACGCTCTGATGGCCACCTACCGCTCCTGTCACCGCATCGAATGCAAGACGCTGGCCGACGCCTACGTCCGGCGCACCATGTACAACTGCCGCACCGAGTCATGGCGCGCCCGCAGGCTGGAGGAAACTCTCACCGCGCAGGTACCGGAGATCGGTGTCCACGACGATACGGACCTCGGGGTGAACCGTCGGCTGCTGCTCGAAGTCCTCGCCCTGTTGCCGCACCAGCAATAG
- a CDS encoding LysR family transcriptional regulator has protein sequence MEYISTRKGGLEWLRTALQIPGHRTRRSAALALGIARTSLNGRLKMLETAAGFEIFNHRARPVVATSRGRALLDEAERLFDQLDRQRT, from the coding sequence ATGGAGTACATCAGCACCCGCAAGGGCGGGCTCGAATGGCTGCGCACCGCGCTCCAGATCCCCGGGCACCGCACGCGCCGCTCGGCCGCGCTCGCCCTGGGCATCGCCCGCACCTCGCTCAACGGCCGGCTGAAGATGCTGGAGACCGCCGCCGGATTCGAGATTTTCAACCACCGCGCACGCCCCGTCGTGGCGACGTCACGCGGGCGGGCGCTCCTGGATGAAGCAGAACGGCTCTTCGATCAGCTCGACCGGCAACGCACGTAG
- a CDS encoding sensor histidine kinase, with protein MPTLSAHPAVRARSPVLLGGLTGLVLAAAAGGCLTLAAASGISPVHAVLLVWISLSYCAAGLVAWWHRPDNRCGPLMFLAGAAGFASALGWSGTTAIRTVGQLADLLPLVLILHLFLAFPVGRLTGRPERLLVGVGYVAAVGVQPVAMMLGGFGPDHPLFLVDAPDAGRALFHGELLAISAVSLAGVALLAARRQAGGRPLRRSLGLLIDSFGLGLVMIAVLLVVGVFGGPSFPVVQRVSLGVISLAPVAFLAGLLGARLARTAVADLVVELRTEPADLRAPLARALGDPSLAVLYWLPQFASWTDQDGKPLELPTDPARTTTLIERDGAPVAALVHDAALNDERELLDAVSAAAAITLETGRLQAELRAHVDELRGSRARVIEAGQQERQRLERNLHDGAQQRLIALSLDLAMLEASLGGDSAARTRLAQARGEIATSLAELRDVARGLHPAVLSAHGLDVALESLAARASVPVRLTVRLDGRLAEAVEVAAYYVVCESLANIGKHARATAATVSVAQADGQVVIEVLDNGRGGADTEGGSGLRGLADRVEALDGRLRVWTSSGNGTRVQAELPCG; from the coding sequence ATGCCCACGCTCTCGGCGCATCCCGCTGTTCGCGCGCGGAGCCCGGTGCTGCTCGGCGGCTTGACGGGCCTGGTGCTGGCCGCGGCCGCCGGGGGCTGCCTGACCCTCGCCGCCGCGAGCGGCATCTCGCCGGTACACGCCGTACTTCTCGTCTGGATCTCGCTGTCCTACTGCGCGGCCGGTCTCGTCGCGTGGTGGCACCGGCCCGACAACCGCTGCGGCCCGCTGATGTTCCTCGCGGGAGCGGCCGGTTTCGCCTCGGCCCTGGGGTGGTCGGGCACCACCGCCATACGGACCGTCGGGCAGTTGGCCGACCTGCTGCCGCTCGTACTGATCCTGCACCTGTTCCTGGCCTTCCCGGTCGGCCGGCTGACGGGCCGACCGGAGAGGCTGCTCGTCGGCGTGGGGTACGTGGCCGCGGTCGGTGTGCAGCCGGTGGCGATGATGCTGGGCGGCTTCGGCCCGGACCATCCCCTGTTTCTGGTCGACGCGCCGGACGCGGGCAGGGCGCTGTTCCACGGTGAACTCCTCGCGATCAGCGCCGTATCGCTCGCGGGTGTCGCACTCCTTGCGGCCCGCCGCCAGGCCGGCGGGCGTCCGCTGCGCAGGTCCCTGGGACTGCTGATCGACTCCTTCGGTCTCGGCCTTGTGATGATCGCCGTCCTCCTGGTGGTGGGCGTGTTCGGCGGCCCCTCGTTCCCGGTGGTCCAGCGGGTGAGCCTCGGGGTGATCAGCCTCGCCCCCGTCGCCTTCCTCGCTGGGCTGCTGGGCGCCCGGCTGGCCCGTACCGCCGTCGCCGACCTCGTGGTGGAACTGCGGACCGAACCGGCCGATCTGCGCGCCCCGCTGGCCCGGGCACTCGGGGATCCGTCGCTCGCGGTGCTGTACTGGCTGCCGCAGTTCGCCAGTTGGACCGACCAGGACGGCAAACCGCTCGAACTGCCCACCGATCCGGCCCGGACCACCACCCTCATCGAACGCGACGGCGCTCCGGTCGCGGCCCTCGTCCACGACGCGGCGCTGAACGACGAACGCGAACTCCTCGACGCGGTCAGCGCCGCCGCGGCCATCACCCTGGAGACCGGCCGACTCCAGGCCGAACTACGGGCTCACGTGGACGAGTTGCGCGGCTCCAGGGCCAGGGTCATCGAGGCGGGCCAACAGGAGCGCCAGCGGCTGGAGCGCAACCTCCACGACGGTGCCCAGCAGCGGCTCATCGCGCTCTCCCTCGACCTGGCCATGCTGGAGGCGAGTCTCGGCGGCGACTCGGCCGCCCGAACCCGCCTGGCCCAGGCTAGGGGCGAGATCGCCACCTCCCTCGCGGAATTGCGCGACGTGGCGCGCGGGCTGCACCCGGCCGTTCTCAGCGCCCACGGCCTCGACGTGGCCCTCGAATCGCTCGCCGCACGGGCTTCCGTGCCGGTCCGGCTGACCGTACGGCTCGACGGCAGACTCGCCGAAGCCGTCGAGGTCGCGGCGTACTACGTGGTCTGCGAGAGCCTGGCCAACATCGGCAAGCACGCCCGGGCGACCGCGGCGACGGTGAGCGTCGCCCAAGCCGACGGCCAGGTCGTGATCGAAGTACTCGACAACGGCCGCGGCGGCGCCGACACCGAGGGCGGCAGCGGTCTGCGGGGACTGGCCGACCGGGTGGAGGCGCTCGACGGCCGGCTCCGGGTGTGGACGTCGAGCGGCAACGGCACCCGAGTACAGGCGGAACTGCCATGCGGGTAG
- a CDS encoding 4-hydroxybenzoate 3-monooxygenase, whose translation MTETRDDTAVVIIGAGVAGLALGNFLLRNGVDCIVLEKHPRTYVEKRRRAGTIDTFGVRLFREWGLEEVLAGDPIPHSEGGFYLDGHAMPIDVDEDNNESLYCPQQVLVRNLTEVFLREGGDLRYEAADVALENLTKDHPVVRYQGADGAARAIECGFIAGCDGFHGISRRSIPASALTEYSHEYGYSWLSVLAATETKPSGMAIHGLGLAGMIPRGPEASRIYLQCAVDDTPERWPDERIWSELEARFGTPPSRGEILSKQIVPLRSVVFDPMSYGRLYLLGDAAHIVPPMSAKGIHLALHDTEVFARAVIRHAKEGDSSLLDSYSKTCLPHIWNYQAFATWITDTMHNAGFTGYEGEFKMQIARAELQRQFASESANKLFSELTAGTN comes from the coding sequence ATGACTGAGACACGCGACGACACGGCCGTCGTCATCATCGGGGCCGGCGTCGCCGGTCTGGCTCTCGGCAACTTCCTGCTGCGTAACGGCGTCGACTGCATCGTGCTGGAGAAACACCCTCGCACCTACGTCGAGAAGCGCCGGCGCGCCGGAACGATCGACACCTTCGGGGTGCGCCTGTTCCGCGAGTGGGGCCTGGAGGAAGTCCTGGCGGGCGACCCGATCCCGCACAGCGAGGGCGGCTTCTACCTCGACGGCCACGCAATGCCGATCGACGTGGACGAGGACAACAATGAGAGCCTGTACTGCCCGCAGCAGGTCCTGGTGCGCAACCTCACCGAGGTCTTCCTGCGCGAAGGCGGTGACCTGCGCTACGAGGCGGCGGACGTAGCCCTGGAGAACCTCACCAAGGACCATCCCGTGGTGCGCTACCAGGGCGCCGACGGCGCGGCGCGGGCCATCGAATGCGGCTTCATCGCCGGCTGCGACGGCTTCCACGGCATCTCCCGCCGCTCCATCCCCGCCTCGGCGCTGACCGAGTACTCCCACGAGTACGGCTACTCCTGGCTCAGCGTCTTGGCGGCCACCGAGACCAAGCCCTCGGGCATGGCGATCCACGGGCTGGGTCTGGCCGGGATGATCCCCCGCGGCCCCGAAGCCAGCCGCATCTACCTGCAGTGCGCGGTCGACGACACCCCCGAACGGTGGCCGGACGAGCGCATCTGGAGCGAGCTGGAGGCCCGCTTCGGCACTCCGCCCTCGCGCGGCGAGATCCTGTCCAAGCAGATCGTTCCGCTGCGTAGCGTGGTGTTCGACCCGATGAGCTACGGCAGGCTCTACCTCCTGGGCGACGCCGCCCACATCGTGCCGCCGATGAGCGCCAAGGGCATCCACCTCGCCCTGCACGACACCGAGGTCTTCGCCCGCGCGGTGATCCGCCATGCCAAGGAAGGCGACTCCAGCCTCCTCGACAGCTACTCCAAGACTTGCCTGCCGCACATCTGGAACTACCAGGCGTTCGCGACGTGGATCACCGACACTATGCACAACGCCGGATTCACCGGCTACGAGGGCGAGTTCAAGATGCAGATCGCGCGCGCCGAGCTCCAGCGCCAGTTCGCCTCCGAGTCGGCGAACAAGCTGTTCAGCGAGCTGACCGCCGGCACCAACTAG